ACAAGCAACAACACCTGGGGTTTGAACTTTGATGAATGGGGCCGGCTCTTCGGCAGTACGGCCAATGGCTGCCCGATCGTCCACATGCCGATTGCCAATCGCTACTACGAGAAGGTACGCGGGTTATCTCCAACGGTGTTGGCGAATATCGCTCCCGATAACCACTTCGAGCCGATCACGAGCAAAGTCCGGCAGGTGGACTGGCATGGTGGGTTCACTGCCGCTTCGCATATCGCCCTCTATACAGCGCGAAGTTATCCGCCGGAGTATTGGAACCGAGCAGCCTTCGTCTCGGATCCAACGGGCCATCTGACCGCCGCCTTCCTGCTCCAAGATCGGGGAGCAACGGTGCGGGCGCGCTACGGCTGGAATCTGCTGGCGAGTGATGACGAATGGTGCGCACCGATCGATGCTCAAGTCGGGCCGGATGGCCATGTCTGGATCATCGACTGGTACAACTACATTGTGCAACACAATCCGACACCCGCGGGGTATCGGACCGGTCGGGGGAACGCCTACGAGACGGATCTACGGGACAAAAAACACGGGCGGATTTACCGGGTCGTGTACACGGCAGCTCCCATCGAGCCACGCCCCGATTTGGCCGCTGCCAACCCCCGCGCCTGGATAGCGGCCTTAGATCATCCCAATCTGACCTGGCGCTTGCATGCCCAGCGCCTTCTAGTAGAGCGCGGCCAAACGGATGTGGTAGAACCTTTGCTCGCCTGTCTTTCCCGTGAGGGTTTCGCCCCGCTGCACGCCTTGTGGACCCTGCACGGATTGGGCCGGCTCGATGGTCAGGATCAGCGAGCGGCGGAAGCGGTGCTAGCCGCCCTCCGCCATCCACAGGTTGCAGTCCGAGCGGCCGCCTGGCAGGTGATCCCGCGCCAAAATGCTCTGCTGGCACGCTTAGCCGATGCTTGGCGGCAGGAGGGTTACCCCTACGTGCAGCTCTCGGCCTTGTTGGCGCTGAGTGAATTTCCACCGCATCCGGAGGCTGCCCGGCTCTTGATTCAAGCCTGCCGGAACTGGTCTTTTCTGGATGACGAATTGCAAACAGCGCTGACCATAGCTTCCGCCGTACATGCGTCCCATCTGTTGGCCCAACTCGCGGACTTGCCCGATCGTTCGGAGACGCAGGCGATGGTAGAGCGGGTCGCCCGGCACTTGGCTAGCCAGCGGGAAAGTACTGCTTTGGGAGCTATTCTCCAGTCCGCATCCCAAGCGTCCCCCGCACTGACTGAGCGTCTGCTGGCTGGTTTGGCCGCTGGTTGGCCGGCGACTCAGCGCTTGGACTCAACGGAAGGAGTAGCCAAAGCCATCCCCGCACTGCTACCTCGCCTTTCTGCCCAGGGACGTGCCCGCTTGCTCAAACTCGCGTCAGCTTGGGGTGTGAGCGGATTGGAGAAGCAGTTGCAGGACTTGGCCGCCTCTGCCCGTCAAGTCTTAGCTGACGCTCAACGTTCGAATGCGGAGCGGGCCGCTGCCGCTCGCCTGCTCATCGAGTTCCAGCCGCAGGAAAATGCCGCAGTTGAGGCGGTGTTGGCCGCCTTCACTCCTACGATTCCTCCTCCATTGGCTGAAGAGCTGTTAGATGCCCTGCGGGCGTCCCAAGCACCCGCTCTAGGACCGGCCCTGGTCAAGGTGCTCAAACAACTGCCGCCGGCGAGCCGTGACCGTGCCCTGGCTTTGATCGTGGAACGCCCCGATGCCGTTCGTGCTTTGCTGGATGCGATCGAAAAAGGCGAGGCCCGCTTCGACTGGCTGGCCTTGGATCAGCGCGTCAGTCTGGCGGCACATCCGGATAAGACCATCGCCGCCCGCGCCCGCAAGTTGCTCGACCTCGGCGGAGGATTGCCCAACCCGGACCGGCAGAAAGTCATCGAGGACCTCAAGCCGATCGTGTTGGCGAAAAACGGCGATGCCGCTCAGGGGAAAAAAGTCTTCACCCAACATTGTAGCAAATGCCATCAGCACTCCGGGGAAGGAACGGCCATCGGGCCGGACTTGACCGGCTTCGCCGTCCATCCCAAGGAGGAAATCCTCATCCACATCCTGGACCCCTCCCGCAGTGTGGAAGGCAACTTCAAGGCCTGGCGAGTCCAAACAACGGATGAACGAACCTTGCTGGGCATCATCGGTGCGCAAACGGCGACCACCCTGGAGCTGATCGACGGGGAAGCCCGGCGCCATGTGTTGCCCAAGGATGAGATCGCGTCTCTGGTTGAAACCGATAAATCCCTGATGCCGGAAGGGTTTGAAAAGGTCATGAGCACCCAGGAACTGATCGACCTGCTGGAGTTCCTGACCCTCAAGGGGAAATATGTGCCGTTGCCTTTAGATCGTGTAGCTACCGTCGTTAGCACCAAAGATATGTTCTTTGATCGGGGAGGAACGGCGGAACGCCTCATCTTCCCGGATTGGAAACCGAAGGTGTTTGAGGGCGTTCCCTTCGTGCTCGTCGATCCTCAGAAGGATACGGTGAAGAATGTCGTCATGCTCTATGGGCCGCAGGGAGTTGTTCCTCCTCAGATGCCCCGGCGTGTCACTTTGCCCTACTCTGGCAAAGCGAAGGCGATCCATCTGCTCAGCGGGATCGGCGGTTGGGCAGCGCAGAGGCCCATGCCCAACGGCACAGTCAGCCTGATTGTCCGCCTGCACTATGCCGACGGCAGCACGGAGGACCACGAGTTGCGCAACGGGGTGCATTTTGCGGATTACATCGGCCGGTTTGATGTGCCGGGGTCCAAGTTCGCCTTTGCCCTCCGCAATCAACAGGTGCGTTACCTGACCATCCCGGTGAAGCGTCCAGACGCCATCCTGCAATCCATCGAGTTCATCAAAGGTCCGGATCGGACTGCCCCGATTGTCGTAGCAGTGACGGTGGAGACACCGTAAGATTAAGGAGGAATCTCGAAGATAGAGTAGCCCGCCCCCCTGGAGCCAATGCTGCCGGCTCCGTGACCAACCGAGGGAAAGCTGTGCGGGAATGCAGCCCACCAGGCTGTCCTGAGCATTCCGGCCTGTACTGCCAGCGTCCAGATTACCCGTATCCGTCCTCCTAATGGGAGGTTCCGATCAATGTCCAAATTGCTGCACTGCATCACCGGGGTAAATCGAGTGACTTTAGGGCGTGCGACCCTGCTGTTCGCCCTGATGGCGGGGATGCTCGTACTGGTGGGACAGGAATTCGCTCGGCTCCAGGCCCAAGGCAGTGACAAGGCAGCGGCATTTTCTCCCCAACAGGTTGCTTTCTTCGAGAAGCAGGTTCAACCGCTGTTACGGCAGCACTGCTGGAAATGCCACGGGGATGATCCCGGCAAGCTCCGCGGAGGACTGGACCTGCGGACGCGCCATGCTATCCTGCAAGGAGGCGATAGCGGCCCTGCCGTCGATCTGCGTCAGCCGGACAAAAGTCTTTTGCTCCAAGCGGTGCACTACAAAGATGAGCACATCCGTATGCCGCCGAAGGGGAAACTCTCGGAGGCAGAGATCGCCATCTTGGAAAAGTGGGTCAAGGACGGGTTGCCGGTGCCCGCGGATCGCTTGGGAGGCGGGGTGGCGCGTTCGCCAGGAGGACATGACGCCGAGGAGGCGAAAAAGTACTGGGCTTATCAGCCGGTGCGTCGTCCGGCCATTCCCGCCGTTCGTAACACCTCCTGGGTGCGCACCCCCATTGACGCATTCATCCTGGCCCGCTTGGAGGAACGCGGCCTGCATCCAGTCGCACCCGCCGATAAAGTGACCCTCATCCGCCGCGCCTACTTTGACCTGCTCGGTTTGCCCCCCACGCCGGAACAGATCGACGCCTTCGTGCAAGATACTTCCCCCCAAGCGTGGGAAAAATTGATCGACCAATTGCTTGCCAGTCCTCATTACGGGGAAAAGTGGGGCCGCCACTGGCTTGATGTCGTCCGCTATGCCGAAACCAACGGCTTCGAGCGAGACGGCCCCAAACCCTTCGTCTGGAGATACCGCGACTACGTCATCCGCTCCTTCAACGATGATAAACCCTACGACCGCTTCATTCTCGAACAACTGGCTGGGGATGAATTGCCCGGCTATCAGCCGGACGCCATCATCGCCACCGGCTTTTATCGTCTGGGCATTTGGGATGACGAACCTGCCGATCCGCAGCAGGCACTTTACGACCACTATGACGACATTCTCACCACGGTGGGGCAGGCCTTCTTGGGCATGACGATCAACTGCGCCCGCTGCCACGAGCACAAAGCTGATCCCATTCCCCAGGCTGACTATTACCGCCTGCTCGCCTTCTTCCGCGAGATTCGACCCTTCTCCCAGACGCGGGATGTCCGTTCCCCCAACAACCTGACGGACATCTCCCCCCCGGAGGTCCGGGCCAAATACGAGGCTGAATGGAGACAAAGACAGGCTCGCCTGGCGGAAATTCGGCAACGGATGACAGCGATTGAGGATGCTGCCATCCGCCAATTGCCGGCGGAGGATCAGCGAGCGGCGGAAGGTCCCGATCGGCCCAAAGTGGTGGCCAAGGTCATTCCACGCTTGACAGGAGCCAATAAGCAGGAGTACGAGGCGCTTCGCAAAGAGCGGAGCGATTTGGAGCGCCGCCGGGCGCCCGAAGGACAAGAGTTGGCCTTATCTGTCAACAATTGTTGGGTACCCCCGCCGCCCACGCATGTTTTGATCCGTGGCTCGCCTCACGCCCCAGGCAAGGCAGTGCAGCCGGGTTGGCCGCAAGTGTTCGGCTTACCGGACCCGGTCATTCCGTCCCCGCCGCCGGGTGCTCGGACCAGTGGCCGCCGCACGGTACTGGCCCGCTGGATCGCTTCGCCCGATAACCCCCTGACCGCTCGCGTCCTGGTCAACCGGATCTGGCAGTACCACTTCGGGCGGGGGATCGTTCCCACCGCCAATGACTTCGGCAAACTCGGAGAACCGCCTTCCCATCCCGACTTGCTTGACTGGCTGGCCGCCGAGTTCGTCCAGCCGACCACTCCCGATCCCAGCCGCCCTTGGGCTGTGCCTGGTCCTCCCTGGACGATCAAGCGGTTGCACAAGCTCATCATGATGTCCCAGGTGTATCAGCTCTCTTCCCGCGGCGATCCGGACAACCTCCGGCGCGACCCGGCCAATGTCTACCTCTGGCGGTTCAACATGCGGCGTCTGACAGGGGAAGAAATCCGGGATGCCATGCTAGCAGTCAGCGGCCAACTCAATCTCAAGATGTATGGTCCGAGTGTGTATCCCAAGCTGCCGCCGGAAGTGCTCGCGGGGCAGTCCGTACCCGGTCAGGGTTGGCCCACCTCGCCTCCGGAGGAGGGGAACCGCCGGAGTATTTACGTCCATGTGAAGCGCTCGCTGCGGGTGCCAATCCTTGTCGGCTTCGATCAACCCGATCCGGACAGCAGTTGTCCGGTGCGTTATGTCACCACGGTGCCAACGCAGGCTTTGGGCTTGCTTAACGGGGAGTTTACCCAAGAACAAGCCGCCGCCTTTGCCCGCCGCCTGCAAAGGGAAGTCCCCGGCGACTTGCCGGCCCAAATCCGACGGGCTATCCGCTTGACCACGGGACGGCAACCCTCCGAGGAGGAAGTCCAAGCTGATCTGCGCTTCCTCCAGCGACTTATGGCCGATCACCAACTCGACGCAGCCACCGCCTTGACCCGCTACTGCCTCCTGTGCCTGAACACCAACGAGTTTGTCTACATCGACTGACGTGCGATGGCTTGGTGAGTAGAGTTGGGCTGAGCTTATGGAAGTTGGGCTGAGCTTATGGAAGTTGGACTGAGCTTATGGAAGTGGACTGCTTATAGATGTGTGCCCACCCAACGAAGGTCGAGCGGTCTGGCTTGAAGGTAATCCCTGGGTGGTGGGGGTTCCAACAGAACAAGCCCCTGAACGACGTTGTGAGGAGAATAGGCTATGCGACAACAAGCTGCTGCGAGTGCGAACTTTTGCGGTCGGACCCGGCGGGAATTCCTCTGGGAGGTGGGAGCCGGTTTTGGCGCCCTGGGACTGACAGCCTTGTTACATAACGACACTCTCCTGGCAAGTAGCGGTCCCCCAAAGAGTCCCCCCACTCCCGTCCGCTATACCAATCCCTTGGCCCCTAAGAAGCCTCATTTCACACCCAAGGCCAAGGCGTGCATCTTCCTGTTCATGTACGGCGGCCCTAGCCATGTCGATACCTTCGACTACAAGCCGGAACTGATCAAATACGACGGCAAGACCGTCAAGATCAAAACGTTCGGCCGGGCTGGCCACCGCAATCAAGGGCGGATTGTCGGGCCGAAGTTCGCCTTCAAGCAGTACGGCCAATGCGGCAAATGGGTCAGCGATCTGTTCCCCCATCTGGCCCAATGTGTGGATGACATTGCCTTCATTCATTCGCTTTATGCCGAATCGCCGATCCACGGTTCCGGCCTGTTTATGATGAACAGCGGGCGATTGCTCTCCGGCAGTCCGTGTTTAGGGAGCTGGGTCACCTACGGGCTAGGGAGCGAGAATGAGAATCTTCCGGCGTTTGTTGTCATGCTGGACAAATCCGGCGGACCGATCAACGGGCCGAAGAACTGGTCCAGCGGTTATATGCCCGCGGCGTATCAGGGTGTGGTAATGCGGGCGGATGCCAACCCGATCCACGATCTAGCCCCGCCGCCAGGTATGACCCGTGCCCAGCAACGGGCCTTGCTCGACCGCCTGCGGGAAAAGAATGAGCAGCATCTGGCCAGCCGAGCGGACAACAGCGAGTTGATGGCCCGGATCGCTAGCTATGAGCTGGCCTTCAAAATGCAGCAATATGCCCCGGAAGCCGTGGACTTCTCCCAAGAGACAGAAGAAACCCTTCGCCTCTACGGCATCGGCAACAAGCGTACCGATGATTTTGGCCGCAAGTGCCTGCTCGCCCGCCGCTTGGTCGAACGGGGCGTCCGCTTCATCCAGATCTACTCCGGCGGCAATCACAATGATTACAATTGGGATGCTCACGGCGACCTGGTCAAAAACCACTCCTTGCATGCCGGCAATACCGATCAACCTATCGCTGCACTGCTTAAGGACCTCAAGCGCCGGGGACTGCTGGACAGCACGATTGTCATCTGGGGTGGGGAATTCGGGCGGCAACCTACTGCGGAGTACGAACAGGGCACCGGGAGGGACCACAATGCCTACGGCTTCACCATGTGGATGGCCGGAGGCGGTATCAAGGGGGGTGTCAGTGTGGGTGCCACCGACGAACTTGGTAACGAGGCCGTCGAGAACCGCTTCCATGTGAAAAACCTCCATGCTACCGTGCTCTGGCAAATGGGCCTGGATCCCAATAAATTGACCTACTTCTACGGAGGATTGGATCAAAAACTGGTGGGTGTGGAGGGAGCCGAGCCGATCTGGCAAATCATATAACACCCTTCGGGTCTGACCATGACTGCACTGTCCTCTGGGCACGGTCCGCGCTGCCATCCGCATCCCCTTGGCCTGCTACTTCCTGGTGCGTTCCTTGTTGGGGTTGAAAGGCAACGCGGGTACTGAGGCGAAAGGGGGACGGCCAGCGAGAAAGGCCGGTGCTGGACAATTCGCCGGAGAGAGACTGCTATGACTGCCTCGACGCCACCCACCACCTTCCAGACGATTCCAGGACATGATGAGCTTTCGGCCATTCCACGAGACCTGTCCTTCCATCCGTGCGACACGACCGGTCCTTTTCAGGTCCTCAGCCGCGAACAGGTGGAACGGTTCAACCGCGATGGGTATCTGATGCCCTTCCGAATCTTTTCCGAATCCGAGATGGCAGAGATTCGCCAGTATTTCGACCGCTTGTTGCAGCGGTATCTCGCGGAGGGAAAAGACAGCTACTCGATTAGCTCCGCTCATCTGCGCCATGGGCGGGTCTGGGACATTTTGACGCATCCGCGGATCGTGGCCATCGTGCGGGACCTATTAGGTCCGAGCGTGATCGCTTGGGGGTCGCATTTCTTCTGCAAGCTGCCGGGGGACGGCAAGGTGGTGAGCTGGCATCAGGATGCCAGTTACTGGCCGCTAACGCCGAGCAAGGCCGTGACCGTCTGGCTCGCCATCGATGACGCCGATCGGGATAACGGCTGCATGAAGTATATTCCCGGCACGCATGTCCTGGGCCATCTGACTTATCAGTTGACGGAAAACGATCCAGCCTATGTGCTCAATCAGGTTGTGCCGGAGGTGGAGAAATACGGGGAGCCGGTGTATGTGGAGCTGCGGGCGGGGGAGGCTTCGCTCCATTCGGACCTGTTGTTGCACGGGTCAGAGGCCAACTATTCTGCGCGCCGCCGCTGTGGTTTGACCCTGCGCTACACGTCAGGGGATGTGCGGGCCTATCTGGGCTGGGATCAGAAAGGCGTAGTAGTGGCAGGGGAACCGCCGCCGCATTGGGCCAATCGCACTCGTCCTGTGGAGGATTGACGAGACTGCTGTGCTTGGGTTCGATGGGGCCTGCCACAATCGAACTCAGCACGGAGGGGAAGTAAGTTTCGGACTGGCCCTTAAGGGCCTGGCGCAGGAGGAAGAACGGGGTGGAGCGAAGGTTTATTAGCGCCGCCTCTTTTTATTGCGGCGTCTACGTTCCTCGGCTCGCTCGCGAGCGCTTTTGCGGCGCTGGGCATCCGGCGTCTTGATCTGAATTTTGTCGAGACCACCAGGGAGGAATGCGCCCATTTGTCCCAATCCCGTGACCATTTTCAGGCGTTGCCAGAGGGACAATTGTGACATCTGCCGCATGAGGTGGCGGACCTGCTCGAATTGTTTGAGGAACTGACCCACTTCCTGGACTTCCACCCCTGCGCCCCGTGCAATCCTGCGGCGGCGGGACTGATCGATGATGTCCGGGTTGGCCCGCTCCTGGCGGGTCATGGAGTCGATGATGCCTTGCACGCGCCGTAGAGCAACTTCCGGGTCTTCCCCTTCAGGAATCATGTCGGCCATGCCGGGAATGCGCGAGAGCAGGTCTTTCATGCCCACTTGGGCCAAGAGGGAGAATTGCTTACGGAACATATCCAAGGTGAAATCTCCCTTGGCCAGCGCTTCCTGTTGCTTTTTGAGTTCCTCCTCCGAGATTTGCTTCTGGATGGCGGCAATCTTTTCGACGACTCCCATAAGATCGCCCTGACCGAGGATGCGCCCCGCCATCCGTTCTGGGACGAAATCTTCGAGTTTGTCGAGTTTTTCTCCGACGCCGATGAATTTGATCGGTACGCCAGTGACCGCCTTGATGGAAAGGGCGGCGCCGCCACGGGTGTCGCCGTCGAGTTTGGTGAGGATACAGGCGTTGAGTTCCAAGGCGTCGTTGAAGGCTTTGGCGACATTGGCAGCTTCTTGGCCGATCATTGCATCGACAACCAGATACACCTCATCCGGCTGGACCAGATTGTCGATCTGTTGCAGTTCGCGCATGAGTTGCTGGTCGATTTGCAAGCGGCCAGCAGTGTCCAGGATGACGGTGTCACAGAGTTGTCGCTTGGCGGCCTGAACGGCGTGGCGGCAGACATCGACCGGCGACGTGGATTCGCTATAGACGGGCACATCGATTTGGCGGCCCAGGGTTTGCAACTGTTCGACGGCACCGGGGCGCTGAAGGTCCGCCGCGACGAGCAGGGGCTTGCGCCCACGCTCCTTGAGGGTCAGGGCTAATTTAGCCGCGGTGGTGGTCTTGCCGGAACCCTGCAAACCGCAGAGCATCAGAACCACGGGCCGGTCCGAGCGTTGAGGAATCCGCGGATCGACGGGACCCATCAGGGCGACCAATTCGTCATAGACGATCTTGATGATCTGCTCGGCAGGATCGACGCGGGCGAGGACCTCTTGGCCGGTGGCTTTAGCCTCCACGCGGGCGATGAAGTCGTTGACCACATGGAAGTTAACGTCGGCTTCCAGAAAGGCGCGGCGGACCTCCCGCAACCCTTCCCGGATATTCTCCGGTGTCAGGCGCCCCCGCCCCCGCAGTTTCCGGAGTGCCTCGCTCAATCCACGGGTAATGCCTTCAAACATGCTGATGGTCTCGGTCCGCGTTCAGGACTTTTTGCCAGAATCCGCCGCCTCGTCATTCCCACTTGGGAAATCCCAGGACTCCCTAACTAGTTCCTTGTCCCCCGCCCTAGTTATTTGGTGTAGCCTGTCCTGTGTTGTTACTCTAAGACAAGATGTGTCCGTCTTCAACCGGACGTTCGCCCCACCGTTTTTCGTACTGGACTCGGGGTGGCTGCTTGATGGGGTGCCTCCCCCCAAGCGGGATACCAGGTACCTCATCACTTATCAGTTGAGAGTGATCTGCGGCCCGAATCGATTCCAGGGGAAAAGCCGCCTTGGCAAACCGACGCTATCCGGACATTACAAGCATGGGAGGGGAGAGCATGCGCCCGTGGCATTGGAATTTGGGGATTCTGTTGATTTTAACCGGGAGTTGGGGTTTGTTGTGGGCCGACGATTGGCCGCAGTGGCTCGGTCCCCAACGTGACGGTATTTGGCGAGAACAAGGAATTATCGACAAATTCCCTCCGGAAGGATTGAAGGCCCGGTGGCGCACGCCGATCGGCGTGGGGTATGCCGGTCCTGCGGTGGCTCAAGGCCGGGTCTATGTGATGGACTTGGTGCCAAGCAACGACCTGCCGGAAAGCGGTTTTGCCAAGGGTGCCCGCGTGACGGGCCAGGAGCGGGTGCTCTGCCTGGATGCGGCCAGCGGCAAGGAACTCTGGAAGCACAGCTATCCTGTGGAGTATCGGATTAGTTATGCGGCTGGTCCGCGCTGTACGCCGTCGGTGGATGGGGAGCGGGTCTACACTTTGGGGGCGATGGGGCATCTGCATTGCCTGGAGGCGGCCACGGGGCGCGTAGTCTGGTCCAAGGATTTCCTCAAGGATTATGCCGCATCGCTGCCGACTTGGGGCTTCGCCGCCCATCCCCTTCTCGATGGGAACAAACTCATTTGCCTGGTAGGAGGGCGGAAAAACCAACTGGTCGTCGCCTTCGACAAGCGCACCGGCCAGGAACTCTGGTCCGCGGAAAGTTGCTCCGGCGATTTTGGGTATTGCCCGCCGATGATCTACACCTTTGCCGGCAGGCGCCAGTTGATCATTTGGCATAGCCGGGCGGTGCTCGGTTTGGATCCGGAAACGGGTCGGCGCTTGTGGCGGGTCGATTGGGAAGTCCGGGCTGCTCTCACTGCTCCCACACCGCGGCAGATCGAAGGGGACAAATTATTCCTCACGTCATTTTATAACGGTTCCACCCTGCTGCGTGTCGGGGCGGATCAGGCAGAGATCCTTTGGCAGAGCAAAGCCAAGGGGGAACGGCCCAATCAGACCACGGACCTCAGCGCCATCATGCCGACGCCAGTGGTACAGGGGGCCTACATCTACGGCGTGTGCAGCTATGGGGAACTGCGTTGCTTGGAATGGGCCACAGGCAAACGGATTTGGATGACCATGAAGGCGACGCGGGGGCGCTATACACCTGCCAAGGTGGCTGAGGAGGAGGAACCGGCCAACAATGAACGCTGGAGCAACGCTTTTCTCATCCCCCACGGGGACCGCTGCTTCCTGTTCAATGAACAAGGGGAACTCATTTTGGCCCGGCTTTCCCCCCAAGGCTATCAGGAGATTGGCCGAACTGTGCTCCTGGAACCGACCAACCGCATGGCGGGCCGCAAGGTGGTCTGGAGTCATCCGGCCTTCGCCGACAAGTGCATCTTCGTGCGCAATGACCAGGAAATCGCCTGTTTCTCCCTGGCAGCACCGTGACGAGAGGACAGTGAGAAGGTCAGGCGCCGCTGGCGCCCCATCTCTATCTCTTGAAGCACCGGCCTGGTT
This genomic interval from Thermogemmata fonticola contains the following:
- a CDS encoding PQQ-binding-like beta-propeller repeat protein, which codes for MRPWHWNLGILLILTGSWGLLWADDWPQWLGPQRDGIWREQGIIDKFPPEGLKARWRTPIGVGYAGPAVAQGRVYVMDLVPSNDLPESGFAKGARVTGQERVLCLDAASGKELWKHSYPVEYRISYAAGPRCTPSVDGERVYTLGAMGHLHCLEAATGRVVWSKDFLKDYAASLPTWGFAAHPLLDGNKLICLVGGRKNQLVVAFDKRTGQELWSAESCSGDFGYCPPMIYTFAGRRQLIIWHSRAVLGLDPETGRRLWRVDWEVRAALTAPTPRQIEGDKLFLTSFYNGSTLLRVGADQAEILWQSKAKGERPNQTTDLSAIMPTPVVQGAYIYGVCSYGELRCLEWATGKRIWMTMKATRGRYTPAKVAEEEEPANNERWSNAFLIPHGDRCFLFNEQGELILARLSPQGYQEIGRTVLLEPTNRMAGRKVVWSHPAFADKCIFVRNDQEIACFSLAAP